atatttgttatatccaatttcataataatgatattattatatttatttgatatatttataattattctgtattttaatacttactgacgatagattagaaaaaacatcagtgtttggagtatcaggcaaatatataccgggcaatggcactaaactttaaaaaaacatcagtgtggGGTAtatcgggcagtggcacttcaccttaaaaaaaacatcagtgtagggcagGGATAAGCAAACTTTTTGGGTCTTGGgccaaaaatctagaaaaaaaagtttggtgggccgagtaaaaacttctgaaataaaataaagtcaattcatCATTGAGTGCATGTCACTCTACATCAACTTTGCGTTTTTTAGTTGCCATTTTgggataaaaaatgtttacaaataagtCAAAAAGGCAGTagccattttatacatttaataatttcaccattatttacaatgacGTTGTACGTGTGCAACCTTTCCATACGCAGTAAATTATGTTAGAACTAGAGCCGGCAGAAAATCCGTTCGTTGGAACTTAAAACGCGTAGTCAGTCTcatgtgaagtacaattcacCTATATTGGATTCCATATGTctgctcctcgagaaagacaaattCTAGTTGGAGCTAATCTACAGCTATACTATAAAGAACttttgctttcaacattttaccagtTAAAGCTGTTTGTGCtaactattttgattaatttatgttttgtagaacaaaaatagagaaagtgaaaaggtcatcagtactttgttaaaaaagaaatcaacaaaaatagttttaaacaaagtagataTATTCGCCACTGATCGGCTAGTTAAAATTCTGTCCGTGGGCCGGATGAAATcttccggcgggccacagttggcccgcgggccgtagtttccccatctctggtgtagggtataccgggcagtggcacttaaccttaaaaaaacatcaatgtagGTGATTTACCAAATAGCGGGAAAAagaatgtttcataaatttttacctAACTCGGTTGTTGTATGAACTTggaactataaaattaaaggtGGAACGTTTAGACATCTCACAAATCAGTTAGAATTTGTCACAATTTAATGGAATCGGAGATGACTtagaatattcaaatatatcGAAAACATTGAGACACTCCACACACAGGAATCGATACACATacactatttattttctcaagctcaaagaataattaattaggatgcGCAAAGTTCCATCTGTGGACTGTAGAATTAAACATCCCGCCCCCCTTGAAACACGGAggggttttaaaattaatgaatttagttaaacataATAAGTAACTTCAATTGACAATAAAGCACacttctaaattaataaaattaagcaactGGTTTTACAGATGAATAGATGACTTCTACAATGCTAGaagaaaattatacataatttcaaatgttCAAGTGTTTATAGGAAGAAGACACAGTTTTGCAATAGGTCTCACAAGTTCACCAGTATGAGTTTTTACCTTAACCACACGAACCTTATCTTCTTAACCAGGGAACGTTTCCGTGACCTTCCCTAACTTCCATTGTAGTGGGGGTAAGTTGTCGTGTTTGATTAAGACAAGATCTCCGATGTCAAGGTTCTTTTTAGAGATACGCCACTTCGATCTTGATTGTAGCAATGTCAAATACTCTGAAGACCATCTATTCCAAAAATGCTGGGTCATTCTTGTAAGTAATCGCAAACGGTCGCAGTGACGGATGTCGTCTGGAACCGTATGTTGTGGAATAGCTGTCAGTGCCCTTCCTATCAGGAAATGTCCTGGCGTCAGAACAGACGGATCATCTGGACTGCTAGATAATGCACATAGTGGTCTTGAGTTAAGGCATGCCTCTATTTGGCATGACAGCGTGGCCAGTTCTTCGAAGGTGAAACTAACATCTCCAACAACTcgtttcaaatgaaatttgaacGATTTCACTGTAGCCTCCCAAATGCCTCCGAAGTGGGGAGCAGATGGAGGATTGAAGTGAAAGGCGATGTTGTCTGTTACCAGGAATTGTTGAAGGGCGCCTTCCTTCATCAACTGCCGGAACTCCTTTTTGAGCTCTCTGCTAGCTCCGTAGAAATTGGTCCTTGATCGCAGAAGATATCTGAAGGTCTACCTCTGCGTGCCACAAATCTTTTTACACAAGCAATAAATGCCTTTGAGGTTAAGTCGCTGACGACTTCAAGATTAACTGCCTTCGTTGCGAGGCAGACGAAGACGCATATGTAGCACTTAGTATTTCGGCTGCCTCTTCCCTTGGAGTTCCGTATCAAGAATGGACCGGCGAAGTCAAGACCAGTTCTTTGGAATATAGAAGAGGGACAAACTCTGGACTCTGGAAGATCTCCCATGATTTGCTCGGCGAGCCTTGGACGATTTCTGAAGCATGGGATACATTTTCTCACCACTCTTCTAACTGCATCTCTGGCTGAAAGAATCCAAAATTTCTCTCCGAGAGCTGCTTGGAGAAGTTGCGGACCGGCATGAAGAAGTTTCAAGTGATAATCCGTGATAAGTAAGTTCACAACAGGGTCGGTTTTAGGAAGCAGGATGGGATGCTTCTTTGATTCTGGAAGCATCGAATTTTTCAGTCTACCACCGACACGAATTATTCCGGAATCATCGTAGAATGGAGCCACGGGGATAAGCTTGTTATTCAAAGGAAGCTGCTTGCCTGTTGAAAGATAGGAGACTTTCGTCGGAAAATGATCTTGCTGGATGAATTTGACTATTCTCTTCTCGGCTTCATTCAATTCTGCCGTTGTTAAGAAggatttgtttcttttatctGCAGCGACAGAACAGTTCTTCATGAATCTAAAACAATAGGCAACTACTCTTTTCAGTTTGTTCCAAGAcgagaatttttgaaaaaactctgCCTTGAAAGTAGCATCAACTACATTCAACATTACCAGCTTGGTTATTTTGGCTTCGGCAgtcatgttttcttttaattgtggATCATCTTCAAACCTTCCATTAGGAAAAGTAGAACTATTTAACCAATCAGGTCCGTTGAACCACAAGTCGCACCTTTCTAGTTTAGTTAGGGGTATCCCTCTCGTTCCACAATCAGCAGGATTTTCCAAACCGCTCACAAAGTTCCAGTGCACGTTAGGAGTCTGCTCTTGAATTCGTGCTACTCGATTAGCTACGAACGGTTGCTATCTTCTTGGTTCGGACTTCAACCATGCCGGTGTGATCTTGGAATCAGACCATGCAAATATCTCAGAGATTGGCACAGTTAGTGTTGGCAAGGTAGCTTGTAACAAATTAGCCAGAAGTAAGGCAGAACAGAGTTCCAGTCGAGGTAGAGACTGTGGTTTTACTGAAGAGACACGTGTCTTGGAAGTTAGCAGTGTAGATGTCACGGCTTGGTTCGCATCCTTGGAACGAATGTATATAGATGCACAGTAGGCCTTCTCTGAAGAATCACAGAATCCGTGTACTTGTACGCTTGTAGCCTGTGGAATGAGGATATAGCGTGGAATCTTGATATTTGTAAGTAGAGGAAGCTGATTTTGAAATACTCTCCATTGACTTGCCAGAGAGTCTGATAGCTCCTCATCCCAGCCAAGATGATGACTCCACAGCTCTTGGAGGAAGATTTTGGAAGTGATAACTGTAGGTGCCAACCAGCCCAAAGGGTCAAAGATTTTT
This portion of the Parasteatoda tepidariorum isolate YZ-2023 unplaced genomic scaffold, CAS_Ptep_4.0 HiC_scaffold_1122, whole genome shotgun sequence genome encodes:
- the LOC139427301 gene encoding uncharacterized protein produces the protein MKEGALQQFLVTDNIAFHFNPPSAPHFGGIWEATVKSFKFHLKRVVGDVSFTFEELATLSCQIEACLNSRPLCALSSSPDDPSVLTPGHFLIGRALTAIPQHTVPDDIRHCDRLRLLTRMTQHFWNRWSSEYLTLLQSRSKWRISKKNLDIGDLVLIKHDNLPPLQWKLGKVTETFPG
- the LOC122272771 gene encoding uncharacterized protein is translated as MTAEAKITKLVMLNVVDATFKAEFFQKFSSWNKLKRVVAYCFRFMKNCSVAADKRNKSFLTTAELNEAEKRIVKFIQQDHFPTKVSYLSTGKQLPLNNKLIPVAPFYDDSGIIRVGGRLKNSMLPESKKHPILLPKTDPVVNLLITDYHLKLLHAGPQLLQAALGEKFWILSARDAVRRVVRKCIPCFRNRPRLAEQIMGDLPESRVCPSSIFQRTGLDFAGPFLIRNSKGRGSRNTKCYICVFVCLATKAVNLEVVSDLTSKAFIACVKRFVARRGRPSDIFCDQGPISTELAESSKRSSGS